One region of Natronolimnobius baerhuensis genomic DNA includes:
- a CDS encoding DUF7385 family protein: protein MARIDLTDGFSIHDYRSRMKLLTDTGETRTLENRKDLRCPACDQAFDRLFVTERQTESFETPPDRPFCLARTAEKLLVLTH, encoded by the coding sequence ATGGCACGGATCGACCTCACCGATGGCTTTAGTATCCACGATTACCGGTCTCGGATGAAACTCCTCACCGACACCGGTGAGACGCGCACACTCGAGAATCGAAAGGACTTGCGCTGTCCCGCCTGCGATCAGGCGTTCGACCGCCTCTTTGTGACCGAGCGCCAGACGGAATCGTTCGAGACGCCGCCGGACCGGCCCTTCTGTCTCGCCAGAACTGCTGAGAAACTGCTTGTACTGACGCACTAA
- a CDS encoding PadR family transcriptional regulator, which translates to MREETANTSSVFDELSNAAGDAQSESYESALGSLEGQTNTTETVEQELEGLMEQVNGTLSTEDVQFDEAMVKENLDEILLLLIAFRGEAHGKELLSDLSQLFDATLSPGTVYPALHALNEDDVLALHTKVRTKEYSINDGAHVRNTVEQTMVQHLAFGLLLYAFLGRL; encoded by the coding sequence ATGCGTGAGGAGACAGCTAATACATCGTCCGTGTTCGACGAACTATCGAATGCGGCAGGAGACGCTCAATCGGAATCGTACGAAAGCGCCCTCGGCTCACTCGAGGGACAAACAAATACCACTGAAACGGTCGAACAGGAACTCGAGGGCCTGATGGAGCAGGTCAACGGGACGCTCTCGACCGAGGACGTGCAGTTCGATGAAGCGATGGTCAAGGAGAATCTCGACGAGATTCTGCTCTTGCTCATCGCGTTTCGCGGCGAAGCGCACGGAAAAGAGTTGCTTTCAGATCTCTCGCAGTTGTTCGATGCGACGCTCAGTCCGGGAACGGTCTATCCCGCACTGCATGCATTGAACGAAGACGACGTGCTGGCGCTGCACACCAAAGTCCGAACGAAAGAGTACTCGATCAACGACGGTGCGCACGTCCGAAACACGGTCGAGCAAACAATGGTACAGCACCTGGCGTTTGGCCTCTTGCTGTATGCATTTCTTGGCCGACTCTAG
- a CDS encoding DUF7112 family protein yields the protein MADRIASDHPSVQTVRATCTETATGVRIELPAEDRDAFPTDEVVRVAVDRDECFARVERPLTGDGLSIPGIYETPDTARDPSGGIDLLADWTADHGITPGGSILVDVIEPDFYYGLREPGETNYYDAYEPPSKSLSDIAKGLESDE from the coding sequence ATGGCAGACCGAATTGCAAGCGACCATCCATCAGTCCAGACCGTCCGTGCAACGTGTACGGAGACAGCAACCGGTGTCCGCATCGAACTGCCTGCCGAAGACCGTGATGCGTTCCCGACTGACGAGGTCGTCCGCGTCGCAGTTGACCGCGACGAGTGCTTTGCTCGCGTCGAACGCCCGCTCACCGGTGACGGGCTGTCGATTCCTGGCATCTACGAGACGCCCGATACCGCCCGCGACCCAAGCGGCGGCATCGACCTGCTCGCCGACTGGACTGCCGACCACGGCATCACACCGGGTGGCTCGATTCTCGTCGACGTGATCGAACCCGACTTTTATTACGGGCTCCGCGAACCCGGCGAGACGAACTACTACGACGCCTACGAGCCACCGAGCAAGAGCCTGAGCGATATCGCGAAGGGACTCGAGAGCGACGAATAA
- a CDS encoding 30S ribosomal protein S6e — MASFTVVVGDPESGSSHQLEAEEQDANRFIGKSIGEEVDGSAVGLEGYTLEITGGSDDAGRPLNPDAAGANLSEVLMTGRQTGYKPSRDGERRRITVRGKEVSDAVAQINASIVARGSTDVDELLGDGDDE; from the coding sequence ATGGCAAGTTTCACTGTCGTCGTTGGCGACCCAGAATCCGGGTCGTCCCACCAGCTCGAGGCAGAAGAACAGGATGCAAACCGGTTCATTGGCAAGTCCATCGGCGAGGAAGTCGACGGCTCCGCGGTCGGTCTCGAGGGCTACACGCTCGAGATCACCGGTGGATCGGACGATGCTGGACGCCCGCTCAACCCAGATGCCGCCGGTGCAAACCTGAGCGAAGTGCTGATGACTGGTCGTCAGACTGGCTACAAGCCATCCCGTGATGGCGAGCGTCGCCGTATCACGGTTCGTGGAAAGGAAGTCTCTGACGCCGTTGCACAGATCAACGCCTCGATTGTCGCCCGTGGCAGCACCGACGTCGACGAACTGCTCGGCGACGGCGACGACGAGTAA
- a CDS encoding TetR/AcrR family transcriptional regulator, producing the protein MTDPDVRNAIMTATYEALCEHGYTDLTAQDIADRTDKSKSLLFYHYDSKEDLVADFLVFLRELFEERFDETDDHPPSDRLAMFVDWYLYGSTDGDERQSFHTAMLELRTQAPYNDQFRQELRKTDDDLRDILEAILRDGIDTGEFTDHDPEETAALLIAAIDGARTRQLTLDRDEYLGAVRSAIVTRVIDDLLAGDRSFPTEPFSNELSQARLEATADSSPATTRSTDESTDES; encoded by the coding sequence GTGACCGATCCCGACGTTCGCAACGCGATTATGACAGCGACCTACGAAGCCCTGTGTGAACACGGCTACACAGACCTGACGGCACAGGATATCGCCGACAGGACGGACAAGAGCAAGTCGCTGCTGTTCTATCACTACGACTCCAAGGAAGACCTGGTCGCGGACTTCCTGGTGTTCTTGCGTGAGTTGTTCGAAGAGCGATTCGACGAAACCGACGACCACCCGCCATCGGATCGACTCGCCATGTTCGTCGACTGGTACCTCTACGGCTCGACCGACGGCGACGAACGCCAGTCGTTTCACACGGCCATGCTCGAGTTGCGAACACAGGCACCGTACAACGACCAGTTCCGACAGGAGCTCCGGAAAACGGACGACGACCTTCGAGACATTCTCGAGGCCATCCTCCGGGATGGGATCGACACGGGCGAGTTTACCGACCACGACCCGGAGGAGACGGCTGCGTTGCTTATCGCGGCAATCGATGGCGCACGGACGCGACAGCTCACACTGGATCGCGACGAATACCTCGGTGCCGTTCGCTCGGCTATCGTGACCCGCGTTATCGACGACCTGCTGGCAGGCGACCGTTCGTTCCCAACGGAACCGTTCTCGAATGAGTTGAGTCAGGCCCGTCTTGAGGCCACCGCCGACTCCTCTCCGGCGACGACGCGATCAACTGATGAATCCACTGACGAATCATGA